A window of Kribbella amoyensis contains these coding sequences:
- the htpX gene encoding zinc metalloprotease HtpX, which translates to MKTRFKPDRGLSRRMVATGFLLGLLYVVFVAVLIALTRSAFVAIVIAGALLFGQYWFSDRIALYAMHGKVVTPEQAPQLHGAIDRLCALADMPKPTVAIADSDFPNAFATGRSPKKAVICVTTGLLRRLEPDELEGVLAHELSHVAHRDVAVMTIASFLGVLAGLMTRIGLYGGLGRNRDQNAAVVTLIVVLASVVVYAVSFLLTRLLSRYRELAADRASAVLTGRPSSLASALTKVSGDIAQIPTRDLRQAQAFNAFFFAPALKPGASFGKLFATHPPLEQRLDQLAGIARELGRPG; encoded by the coding sequence ATGAAAACGCGCTTCAAGCCCGACCGGGGGCTGTCCCGGCGGATGGTGGCGACCGGGTTCCTGCTCGGGTTGCTCTACGTCGTGTTCGTGGCCGTGCTGATCGCACTGACCCGGAGCGCATTCGTGGCGATCGTGATCGCCGGGGCGCTGCTGTTCGGGCAGTACTGGTTCTCCGACCGGATCGCGTTGTACGCCATGCACGGCAAGGTGGTCACGCCGGAGCAGGCGCCGCAGTTGCACGGCGCGATCGACCGGCTCTGCGCGCTCGCCGACATGCCGAAGCCGACCGTCGCGATCGCCGACTCCGACTTCCCGAACGCGTTCGCGACCGGCCGCAGCCCGAAGAAGGCGGTCATCTGCGTGACCACAGGGTTGCTCCGCCGGCTGGAGCCCGACGAGTTGGAAGGCGTCCTGGCCCACGAGTTGTCGCACGTGGCGCACCGGGACGTGGCCGTGATGACGATCGCCTCGTTCCTCGGGGTGCTGGCCGGCCTGATGACCCGGATCGGCCTGTACGGCGGACTGGGCCGCAACCGCGACCAGAACGCGGCCGTGGTCACGCTGATCGTGGTGCTCGCGTCCGTCGTCGTCTACGCCGTCTCGTTCCTGCTCACCAGACTGCTGTCGCGGTACCGGGAGCTGGCCGCGGACCGGGCGTCCGCGGTGCTCACCGGGCGGCCGTCGTCGCTGGCGTCCGCGCTGACCAAGGTGAGCGGCGACATCGCCCAGATCCCGACCCGCGACCTGCGCCAGGCGCAGGCGTTCAACGCGTTCTTCTTCGCGCCCGCGCTGAAGCCGGGAGCGAGCTTCGGCAAGCTCTTCGCCACCCACCCGCCGCTCGAACAACGACTGGACCAGCTGGCCGGCATCGCCCGCGAGCTCGGCCGGCCCGGGTGA
- a CDS encoding TetR/AcrR family transcriptional regulator yields MERVLTAKGQATRQRIVEGAAGLVRRDGVAAVGLDDIRAVTSTSKSQLFHYFPDGKADLLLAVARYEADQVIEEQLPHLGDLTTWRKWQAWRRRVIQRYAAQRDGCSLSTLTAQLGLPTEERQQIVGDLLDRWLDYLMKGVQALKDSGEIGTDVDVRKSAVTILTAVTGGATMLVATQRIDYLDTALTEALDNLRRPRS; encoded by the coding sequence ATGGAACGCGTGCTGACGGCCAAGGGGCAGGCGACCCGGCAGCGGATCGTCGAAGGCGCCGCCGGGCTGGTCCGGCGGGACGGGGTCGCGGCCGTCGGGCTGGACGACATCCGCGCGGTGACCTCGACGAGCAAGAGCCAGCTCTTCCACTACTTCCCGGACGGCAAGGCCGATCTTCTGCTGGCGGTCGCGCGATACGAGGCGGACCAGGTGATCGAGGAGCAGTTGCCGCACCTCGGCGACCTCACTACCTGGCGCAAGTGGCAGGCGTGGCGGCGCCGGGTGATCCAGCGGTACGCCGCGCAGCGTGACGGGTGCTCGCTGTCGACGCTGACCGCGCAGCTCGGGTTGCCCACTGAGGAACGGCAGCAGATCGTGGGGGACCTGCTGGATCGCTGGCTGGACTACCTGATGAAGGGTGTGCAGGCGCTCAAGGACAGCGGCGAGATCGGTACCGACGTGGACGTACGGAAGTCGGCGGTCACGATCCTCACCGCGGTCACCGGTGGTGCGACGATGCTGGTCGCGACCCAGCGGATCGACTACCTCGACACCGCCCTCACCGAGGCGCTCGACAACCTCCGCCGTCCCCGCTCCTGA
- a CDS encoding RNA polymerase sigma factor: MSGPSVGDRLDHVFRDEWGQVVATLIGLTGDWELAEECAQEAFATALRRWPEDGIPDRPGAWLTTTARNKAMDVLRREAVGAAKLREVAAMTDPDDELAAADGGTLRAPTDDSAVRDDRLRLMFTCCHPALAMEARVALTLRTLAGLSTAEIARAFLVGEEAMSKRLTRAKRKIQHAGIPYRVPPDHLLPERTPAVLAVLYLLFNEGYSASAGADLVRRSLADEAIRLTRLLTDLMPDEPEAAGLLALMLLHTARRDTRTTPDGELVPLDEQDRTRWHLDEIAAAESLLTATLRRGRPGPYQVQAAIAACHATARTAADTDWPQIAALYAQLDQTPVVALNRAVAIGLADGPAIGLRLLDDLAAGPLAGYHLLPATRADFLRRLGRTTEAADAYRAAIDLAGTDAERRYLRRRLAEVT; this comes from the coding sequence GTGAGTGGGCCGTCGGTCGGTGACCGGCTCGACCACGTGTTCCGGGACGAGTGGGGCCAGGTGGTCGCCACGCTGATCGGGCTGACGGGGGACTGGGAGCTGGCCGAGGAGTGCGCGCAGGAGGCGTTCGCCACCGCGTTGCGCCGCTGGCCGGAGGACGGGATCCCGGACCGCCCCGGTGCCTGGCTGACCACGACGGCGCGGAACAAGGCGATGGACGTACTGCGCCGGGAGGCGGTCGGCGCGGCGAAGCTACGGGAGGTAGCTGCGATGACCGACCCGGACGACGAACTCGCCGCGGCCGACGGCGGTACCCTGCGCGCCCCGACCGACGACAGTGCTGTCCGGGACGACCGGCTGCGGCTGATGTTCACCTGTTGCCACCCGGCGCTGGCGATGGAGGCCCGCGTCGCGCTGACGTTGCGGACCCTGGCCGGTCTCAGCACGGCGGAGATCGCGCGCGCCTTCCTGGTGGGGGAGGAGGCGATGTCGAAACGGCTCACCCGAGCCAAGCGGAAGATCCAGCACGCCGGTATCCCGTACCGGGTGCCGCCCGATCACCTGCTGCCCGAGCGGACCCCCGCAGTACTGGCTGTGCTGTATCTGTTGTTCAACGAGGGGTACTCCGCGAGTGCCGGGGCCGACCTGGTCCGGCGGAGCCTGGCCGACGAGGCGATTCGCCTGACCAGGTTGCTCACCGACCTCATGCCTGACGAGCCCGAAGCCGCCGGTCTGCTCGCCCTGATGCTCCTGCACACGGCCCGCCGCGACACCCGGACCACGCCCGACGGCGAACTCGTCCCGCTCGACGAGCAGGACCGCACCCGCTGGCACCTGGACGAGATCGCCGCCGCCGAATCCTTGCTCACGGCAACACTCCGGCGAGGCCGGCCCGGGCCGTACCAGGTGCAGGCCGCGATCGCCGCCTGTCACGCCACCGCGCGGACGGCGGCCGACACCGACTGGCCGCAGATCGCCGCGCTGTACGCCCAGCTGGACCAGACGCCGGTGGTCGCGCTGAACCGCGCGGTCGCGATCGGCCTGGCCGACGGGCCCGCGATCGGCCTGCGCCTGCTGGACGACCTCGCCGCCGGCCCGCTCGCCGGGTACCACCTGCTGCCCGCGACCCGGGCCGACTTCCTCCGCCGCCTCGGCCGGACGACCGAGGCCGCGGACGCGTACCGGGCGGCGATCGACCTGGCCGGCACCGACGCGGAACGCCGGTACCTGCGCCGGCGGCTGGCCGAGGTGACCTGA
- a CDS encoding PspC domain-containing protein has protein sequence MATSLVRPTRNRWIGGVCAGLARRFGISANVMRLIFVISCVLPGPQFLIYIALWILMPSED, from the coding sequence ATGGCTACCAGCTTGGTCCGTCCGACCCGCAACCGCTGGATCGGTGGTGTCTGCGCCGGCCTGGCCCGCCGCTTCGGCATCTCGGCGAACGTGATGCGGCTCATCTTCGTGATCAGTTGCGTGCTGCCGGGCCCGCAGTTCCTGATCTACATCGCGCTCTGGATCCTGATGCCGTCGGAAGACTGA
- a CDS encoding alpha-ketoacid dehydrogenase subunit beta, with protein MKFAEAIRAAIDAELSADQSVVVLGEEVGALGGVFTVTKGLVDKYGEDRVLDSPISEGALAGFAAGAATAGMRPIVEIMFSDFVMLAMDQLVNFAAKIHYMSNGQFSVPLVVRLPGGAGTNHGPQHSQALESWFAQTPGLIVAMPSTPSDAYWMLREAVRLDDPVMFFENKNLYFRLAEEIDPAEGPRGLRAAVRRPGDDVTIVSAGRMVGASLEAADLLAEAGFSIEVVDMRYLWPLDYGTVAASVRKTSKLAVVYEAVEYGGWGSEIASWAARDLFTDLDGPIHRIGTHRVPIPVGVPLEEAIVPTPATIFESVLELAKY; from the coding sequence TTGAAGTTCGCTGAGGCGATCAGAGCGGCGATCGACGCCGAGCTGTCCGCGGACCAGTCGGTCGTCGTGCTCGGCGAGGAGGTCGGCGCGCTCGGTGGCGTGTTCACGGTGACGAAGGGCCTGGTGGACAAGTACGGCGAGGACCGGGTGCTGGACTCGCCGATCTCCGAGGGGGCGCTGGCCGGCTTCGCGGCCGGCGCCGCCACCGCGGGGATGCGCCCGATCGTCGAGATCATGTTCTCCGATTTCGTGATGCTGGCGATGGACCAGCTGGTCAACTTCGCCGCGAAGATCCATTACATGAGCAACGGCCAGTTCTCGGTTCCGCTGGTGGTCCGGCTGCCCGGTGGGGCCGGCACCAATCACGGGCCGCAGCACAGCCAGGCGCTCGAAAGCTGGTTCGCCCAGACGCCCGGCCTGATCGTCGCGATGCCCAGCACCCCGTCGGACGCGTACTGGATGCTGCGCGAAGCCGTCCGGCTGGACGACCCGGTGATGTTCTTCGAGAACAAGAACCTGTACTTCCGGCTGGCCGAGGAGATCGATCCGGCCGAGGGACCGCGGGGCCTGCGCGCCGCCGTCCGCCGGCCCGGTGACGACGTCACGATCGTGTCGGCCGGCCGGATGGTCGGCGCCAGCCTCGAGGCCGCCGACCTGCTGGCCGAGGCCGGCTTCTCCATCGAGGTCGTCGACATGCGGTACCTGTGGCCGCTGGACTACGGCACGGTCGCGGCCTCGGTCCGCAAGACGTCCAAGCTGGCCGTGGTCTACGAAGCGGTCGAGTACGGCGGCTGGGGCTCGGAGATCGCGAGCTGGGCCGCGCGCGACCTGTTCACCGACCTGGACGGGCCGATCCACCGGATCGGTACGCACCGGGTGCCGATCCCGGTCGGCGTTCCGCTCGAGGAGGCCATCGTGCCGACCCCGGCCACCATCTTCGAGTCCGTCCTCGAACTCGCCAAGTACTGA
- a CDS encoding thiamine pyrophosphate-dependent dehydrogenase E1 component subunit alpha produces MEPTALDELAELYRSMLLIRSVELAIEKSHRAGKIAGSFHSSLGQESCAAGVCANLRRSDVVTSTHRGHGHALAKGVSAEAVLAELFKKTHGTSGGRGASMHLHDRSVGFFGETAIVAGGVPWAAGAAWAFKRQGRDDIAVSFGGDGAFANGVFTETLRLARFWSAPCLFVCENNGWAHSMPVERLFGPPGSIAAQVAAMGLRAEVVDGKDVRAVSEISKELVEYTRSGRPAFLECVVYRVRAHSINDADYRYRPKTDGTDWLSANDPLAAARRLVEQHHPGRAAGIDEEVAGLVALALQSAEAGQSPHPRTAFETVYATKGLEWNGHLEVR; encoded by the coding sequence ATGGAGCCCACAGCGCTGGACGAGCTGGCCGAGCTGTACCGGTCGATGCTGCTGATCCGTTCGGTCGAGCTCGCGATCGAGAAGTCCCATCGGGCCGGGAAGATCGCGGGTTCCTTCCACTCGTCGCTGGGGCAGGAGTCCTGCGCGGCCGGCGTGTGCGCGAATCTGCGGCGATCCGACGTGGTGACCAGCACCCACCGCGGCCACGGCCACGCCCTGGCGAAGGGGGTCAGCGCGGAGGCCGTGCTGGCCGAACTCTTCAAGAAGACGCACGGCACCAGCGGGGGCCGCGGCGCCTCGATGCACCTGCACGACCGCAGCGTCGGCTTCTTCGGTGAGACAGCGATCGTCGCCGGCGGCGTGCCCTGGGCGGCCGGGGCAGCCTGGGCCTTCAAGCGGCAGGGCCGCGACGACATCGCCGTCTCCTTCGGTGGCGACGGGGCGTTCGCGAACGGGGTGTTCACGGAGACGCTGCGGCTGGCGAGGTTCTGGTCCGCGCCGTGCTTGTTCGTCTGCGAGAACAACGGCTGGGCGCATTCGATGCCGGTCGAGCGGCTCTTCGGGCCGCCCGGCAGCATCGCGGCCCAGGTCGCGGCGATGGGACTGCGCGCGGAGGTTGTCGACGGCAAGGATGTGCGGGCCGTGAGCGAGATCAGCAAGGAACTGGTCGAGTACACCCGGTCCGGCCGGCCGGCCTTCCTGGAGTGCGTCGTCTACCGGGTCCGGGCGCACAGCATCAACGATGCCGACTACCGCTATCGCCCGAAGACCGACGGCACCGACTGGCTGAGCGCCAACGACCCGCTCGCGGCGGCTCGCCGGCTCGTCGAACAGCACCACCCCGGTCGCGCGGCCGGCATCGACGAAGAGGTCGCGGGCCTCGTCGCGCTCGCTCTGCAAAGCGCCGAGGCCGGCCAGTCACCGCACCCGAGGACGGCGTTCGAGACCGTCTATGCCACGAAGGGACTGGAGTGGAATGGACACCTTGAAGTTCGCTGA
- a CDS encoding YciI family protein, producing MKYLLLICGDESAEAHAQDGCGDWSEEMESRGVVEGGAGLRPPSEATTVRVRSGELLLTDGPFAETKEQIGGFVLIDCADLDEAIEIAAKHPAAGYGTIEIRPLLAGPPV from the coding sequence GTGAAGTACCTGCTGTTGATCTGCGGGGACGAGTCGGCCGAGGCACACGCCCAGGACGGCTGCGGTGACTGGTCGGAGGAGATGGAGAGCCGTGGTGTCGTCGAGGGTGGCGCCGGGCTGCGGCCGCCGTCGGAGGCGACCACGGTCCGGGTGCGCTCCGGCGAGTTGCTGCTGACGGACGGGCCGTTCGCGGAGACGAAGGAGCAGATCGGCGGCTTCGTACTGATCGACTGCGCCGACCTGGACGAGGCGATCGAGATCGCGGCGAAGCACCCGGCCGCGGGGTACGGGACGATCGAGATCCGCCCGCTGCTCGCCGGGCCGCCGGTCTGA
- a CDS encoding maleylpyruvate isomerase family mycothiol-dependent enzyme: MTDIRAAIAGERTDLAGLLATLPADDWDRPTLCAGWRVREVVAHLTMPYRYSGAAVLRGVLRARGNFNRFADRAARKDAATLSAGDLVTSLRDNVNHPWKPPGSGPEAALSHDVVHGLDITVGLGLDRVVPLDRLRLVLDGTDRRSVKYFGVDLAGIQLRATDLDWTYGTGEPVTGRAQDLLLAVCGRTLPAGRLTGTEAARFTGGVGQRPGAP, translated from the coding sequence ATGACAGACATCAGAGCGGCCATCGCCGGCGAACGCACCGACCTCGCCGGCCTGCTCGCCACCCTGCCCGCCGACGACTGGGACCGCCCCACCCTGTGCGCGGGATGGCGCGTCCGTGAGGTGGTGGCCCACCTCACCATGCCCTACCGGTACTCCGGGGCCGCCGTGCTCCGAGGCGTCTTACGGGCCCGGGGCAACTTCAACCGCTTCGCCGACCGCGCCGCCCGCAAGGACGCGGCCACGTTGTCCGCAGGGGACCTGGTCACCTCACTGCGTGACAACGTGAACCACCCGTGGAAACCACCTGGAAGCGGACCCGAAGCAGCGCTGTCCCATGACGTCGTCCACGGCCTCGACATCACCGTCGGCCTGGGCCTCGACCGCGTCGTACCGCTCGACCGGCTCCGCCTCGTCCTCGACGGCACCGACCGCCGGAGCGTCAAGTACTTCGGCGTCGACCTGGCCGGCATCCAGCTGCGAGCCACCGACCTCGACTGGACCTACGGCACCGGCGAACCCGTCACCGGCCGCGCGCAGGACCTTCTGCTCGCCGTCTGCGGACGAACCCTCCCCGCCGGCCGCCTCACCGGTACCGAGGCGGCCCGCTTCACCGGAGGCGTCGGTCAGAGGCCGGGAGCGCCGTAG
- the zwf gene encoding glucose-6-phosphate dehydrogenase: MPDSTQTIAYPAPGSRPARRDPDPLAPHVIVLFGATGDLAKRKLLPGLAYLQQSRFAPDVRIIGTATEPLSTEEFRARARVAVETYGMHKLTEEQFAQFAERLEYVCRDEGPDALAMAVKKAEALLGPDTCRLHYLSVPPKAARSVIEMLRDADLVDRARVVMEKPFGDDLATAVELNSFVHETFAEEQIFRIDHFLGKEAAQNILAFRFANGLFEPIWNRNFIDHVQIDIPESLGLDQRATFYEPTGAFKDMVVTHVLQVLAFVAMEPPTALEPRAISEEKNKVFRSMLPIHPADVVRGQYAGYRTEEGVAPDSDTETFIAMKVGIDNWRWAGVPFYLRTGKRLAEGMRIISIAFKEAPKTMFPAGSGVGSQGPDHLTFDLADSSRVSLSFYGKRPGPGMRLEKLSMQFSTQETESAADVLEAYERLILDAMRGDHTLFTTAEGIESLWERSTPLLEDPPPVKPYPQGTWGPNAIHQLIAPHAWRLPFEREWREGKR; encoded by the coding sequence ATGCCGGACAGTACCCAGACCATCGCGTACCCGGCGCCGGGATCGCGGCCTGCCCGGCGTGACCCGGACCCGCTCGCCCCGCACGTGATCGTGTTGTTCGGCGCCACCGGTGACCTGGCCAAGCGGAAACTGCTGCCGGGCCTGGCGTACCTGCAGCAGTCCCGGTTCGCGCCCGACGTGCGGATCATCGGGACGGCGACCGAGCCGCTCAGCACCGAGGAGTTCCGGGCCCGCGCCCGGGTCGCGGTGGAGACCTACGGGATGCACAAGCTGACCGAGGAGCAGTTCGCCCAGTTCGCCGAGCGGCTCGAGTACGTCTGCCGCGACGAAGGGCCGGACGCGCTGGCGATGGCGGTGAAGAAGGCGGAGGCGCTGCTCGGCCCGGACACCTGCCGGCTGCACTACCTGTCCGTCCCGCCGAAGGCCGCGCGCTCGGTGATCGAGATGCTCCGCGACGCCGACCTGGTGGACCGGGCCCGGGTGGTGATGGAGAAGCCGTTCGGCGACGACCTGGCCACCGCGGTCGAGCTGAACTCGTTCGTGCACGAGACGTTCGCCGAGGAGCAGATCTTCCGGATCGACCACTTCCTCGGCAAGGAGGCGGCGCAGAACATCCTCGCCTTCCGGTTCGCCAACGGCCTGTTCGAGCCGATCTGGAACCGCAACTTCATCGACCACGTGCAGATCGACATCCCCGAGTCGCTCGGTCTGGACCAGCGGGCCACCTTCTACGAGCCGACCGGCGCGTTCAAGGACATGGTGGTCACGCATGTCCTGCAGGTGCTCGCTTTCGTCGCGATGGAGCCGCCGACCGCGCTGGAGCCGCGGGCGATCTCGGAGGAGAAGAACAAGGTCTTCAGGTCGATGCTGCCGATCCACCCGGCCGACGTGGTCCGCGGCCAGTACGCCGGGTACCGGACCGAGGAGGGGGTCGCGCCGGACTCGGACACCGAGACGTTCATCGCGATGAAGGTCGGCATCGACAACTGGCGCTGGGCCGGCGTGCCGTTCTACCTGCGCACCGGCAAGCGGCTGGCCGAGGGGATGCGGATCATCTCGATCGCGTTCAAGGAGGCGCCGAAGACGATGTTCCCGGCCGGCTCCGGGGTCGGCTCGCAGGGCCCGGACCACCTGACCTTCGACCTGGCCGACTCGTCCCGCGTCTCGCTGTCGTTCTACGGCAAGCGGCCCGGCCCGGGGATGCGGCTGGAGAAGCTGTCGATGCAGTTCTCCACCCAGGAGACCGAGTCGGCGGCCGACGTGCTGGAGGCGTACGAGCGGCTGATCCTGGACGCGATGCGCGGCGACCACACCCTCTTCACCACGGCCGAGGGCATCGAGTCGCTGTGGGAGCGGTCCACCCCGCTGCTGGAGGACCCGCCGCCGGTCAAGCCGTACCCGCAGGGCACCTGGGGACCGAACGCGATCCACCAGCTGATCGCCCCGCACGCCTGGCGCCTCCCGTTCGAACGTGAATGGCGCGAGGGCAAACGCTGA
- a CDS encoding DUF2252 domain-containing protein, with protein MGKAARRRLPRRSHGCWEPAADRPDPIELLEAQARTREQDLVPVRYGRMLSSPFAFFRGGPAIMANDLAGSPDTGLTVQTCGDAHLANFGLFASPERDLIFDVNDFDETLPGPWEWDVKRLAASVAVAARQNGFPRSRQHDVARQTVRGYREAMLGFARLATLDLWYLHLSSEQLIEVAEQLEKEFGVQAPKLSPRRLEKVFARARTRDSLTAYGKLAEPYRGNVRLASRPPLLVPLRELWPADDVRAAAAELGFTVDSYRASLRSDRQALLDQFEIVDLARKVVGVGSVGTRCFVVLLRGKGPDDMLVLQIKQAEPSVLEAHLGDHGARNHGQRVVGGQCLLQALPDTFLGWAEAPDGRDYYVRQLWDMKGAIDPTKLTHGGLGVYGALCGWTLARAHGRGGDEVAIAGYLGRGEVFDEAIAEFAVSYADVNDRDHRALAAAVESGRVQAVSGV; from the coding sequence GTGGGGAAGGCGGCCCGGCGCCGGTTGCCGCGCCGGTCGCACGGGTGCTGGGAGCCGGCCGCGGACCGGCCGGACCCGATCGAGTTGCTCGAGGCCCAGGCGCGGACCCGGGAGCAGGACCTGGTCCCGGTCCGGTACGGGCGGATGCTGTCCTCGCCGTTCGCGTTCTTCCGCGGTGGCCCCGCGATCATGGCCAACGACCTGGCCGGCAGCCCGGACACCGGCCTGACCGTGCAGACCTGCGGGGACGCGCACCTGGCCAACTTCGGTCTGTTCGCCTCGCCGGAACGGGACCTGATCTTCGACGTCAACGACTTCGACGAGACGCTGCCCGGGCCGTGGGAGTGGGACGTGAAGAGGCTGGCCGCGAGTGTCGCCGTCGCGGCCCGGCAGAACGGCTTCCCGCGGAGCCGGCAGCACGACGTCGCCCGGCAGACGGTCCGCGGGTACCGGGAGGCGATGCTCGGGTTCGCGCGGCTGGCGACGCTCGACCTGTGGTATCTGCATCTGTCGTCGGAACAGCTGATCGAGGTCGCCGAGCAGCTCGAGAAGGAGTTCGGGGTCCAGGCGCCGAAGTTGTCGCCGAGGCGGCTCGAGAAGGTCTTCGCCCGGGCGCGGACGCGGGACAGCCTGACCGCGTACGGCAAGCTGGCCGAGCCCTATCGCGGCAATGTGCGACTGGCCAGTCGCCCGCCGTTGCTGGTCCCGCTCCGCGAACTGTGGCCGGCCGACGACGTCCGCGCGGCGGCCGCCGAGCTCGGGTTCACGGTCGACAGCTACCGGGCCAGTCTGCGGTCCGATCGGCAGGCACTGCTCGACCAGTTCGAGATCGTCGACCTGGCCCGCAAGGTGGTCGGCGTCGGCAGCGTCGGGACCCGCTGCTTCGTCGTCCTGCTGCGCGGCAAGGGACCGGACGACATGCTGGTGCTGCAGATCAAGCAGGCCGAGCCGAGCGTCCTCGAGGCCCACCTGGGCGACCACGGAGCGCGGAACCACGGGCAGCGGGTGGTGGGCGGTCAGTGTCTGCTGCAAGCCCTGCCCGACACGTTCCTCGGCTGGGCCGAAGCCCCCGACGGACGGGACTACTACGTCCGGCAACTGTGGGACATGAAGGGTGCGATCGACCCGACCAAGCTGACGCACGGCGGGCTCGGCGTGTACGGCGCGCTGTGCGGCTGGACGCTGGCCCGCGCGCACGGCCGAGGTGGCGACGAGGTCGCGATCGCGGGGTACCTGGGCCGGGGCGAGGTGTTCGACGAGGCGATCGCCGAATTCGCTGTCAGCTACGCCGACGTGAACGATCGGGACCATCGCGCGCTGGCCGCCGCGGTGGAGTCGGGGCGGGTCCAGGCCGTGAGCGGAGTCTGA
- the pspAB gene encoding PspA-associated protein PspAB yields MRFLDALLGRTKPVPPNLDQLFALPAAALNLQAATGYAPTGVGAVCFKAAEGGGFSALQGEVDQLLALDNGKYSSQVDSYGFTWLVRQTTAEDTAGLVTDLHSVNSALVDDGFGSALLCTLVAFSNGTKSLGLVYLYKQGTWYPFAPTGPDRRDNTVELQIRSVVTDDLRIEPDLARWFPVYGAPGL; encoded by the coding sequence ATGCGCTTCCTGGACGCACTCCTCGGCCGTACCAAACCAGTCCCCCCGAATCTCGACCAGCTGTTCGCCCTCCCGGCCGCCGCGCTCAACCTGCAGGCGGCCACCGGGTACGCCCCGACCGGCGTCGGCGCGGTCTGCTTCAAGGCGGCCGAGGGCGGTGGCTTCTCCGCGCTGCAGGGCGAGGTCGACCAACTACTTGCCCTGGACAACGGCAAGTACAGCAGCCAGGTCGACTCGTACGGCTTCACCTGGCTGGTCCGGCAGACGACCGCGGAGGACACGGCCGGGCTGGTCACGGATCTCCACTCGGTCAACAGCGCGCTGGTCGACGACGGTTTCGGCTCGGCCCTGCTCTGCACCCTGGTCGCCTTCAGCAACGGCACCAAGTCCCTCGGCCTCGTCTACCTGTACAAGCAAGGCACCTGGTACCCGTTCGCCCCGACCGGCCCGGATCGCCGCGACAACACCGTCGAACTGCAGATCCGCTCCGTGGTCACGGACGACCTCCGCATCGAGCCCGACCTGGCCCGCTGGTTCCCCGTCTACGGCGCTCCCGGCCTCTGA
- a CDS encoding alpha/beta hydrolase, whose protein sequence is MTQQDQSGRTDLSDAEHLTFDSDGHRLSALFFRPDGEGPFPVVVLAGGWCYVKELAQPTYARALARAGIAALVFDYRSFGGSEGEPRQHIDPHEQLADYRNAIDYVEQRPEVDPDRLGVWGISYSGGHVLVLGAIDPRVRALCGIVPVTDGYQNMRLAHGTLGFRRFQAALLAARRLRARTGEVTYLPHQPSEEGGPATWPFPKSKQTFAALKEREAPAYRGEATAESSDLLLGYSVFPYLRRLLGKPTMLVVAEGDDHTHWDLALAAYDQIPGDTKLLLRISNADHLTLYADRDRQSVVADRVAAFFTEHLTA, encoded by the coding sequence GTGACCCAGCAAGACCAGTCCGGGCGGACCGACCTGTCCGACGCCGAGCACCTGACCTTCGACTCCGACGGCCACCGTCTGTCCGCCTTGTTCTTCCGCCCGGACGGCGAGGGGCCGTTCCCGGTCGTCGTCCTGGCCGGCGGCTGGTGCTACGTCAAGGAGCTCGCCCAGCCGACGTACGCGCGGGCGCTGGCCCGGGCCGGCATCGCCGCGCTGGTCTTCGACTACCGCTCCTTCGGCGGTAGCGAGGGCGAGCCGCGGCAGCACATCGACCCGCACGAGCAACTGGCCGACTACCGCAACGCCATCGACTACGTCGAGCAGCGGCCGGAGGTCGACCCGGACCGGCTCGGCGTCTGGGGGATCTCCTACAGCGGCGGCCACGTCCTCGTCCTCGGCGCGATCGATCCCCGGGTCCGGGCCTTGTGCGGCATCGTGCCGGTCACCGACGGCTACCAGAACATGCGGCTCGCGCACGGCACGCTGGGGTTCCGCCGGTTCCAGGCCGCGCTGCTGGCGGCCCGGCGACTCCGGGCCCGCACCGGCGAGGTCACCTACCTCCCCCATCAGCCGAGCGAGGAGGGCGGGCCGGCGACCTGGCCGTTCCCGAAGAGCAAGCAGACCTTCGCCGCGCTGAAGGAACGCGAGGCGCCGGCGTACCGCGGCGAGGCCACCGCGGAGTCGTCCGACCTGCTGCTCGGCTACAGCGTCTTTCCCTACCTCCGCCGGCTGCTCGGCAAGCCCACCATGCTGGTGGTTGCCGAAGGCGACGATCACACCCACTGGGACCTGGCGCTGGCCGCCTACGACCAGATCCCGGGCGACACCAAGCTGCTGCTGCGGATCTCCAACGCCGACCATCTGACCTTGTACGCCGACCGGGACCGGCAGAGCGTGGTGGCCGACCGGGTCGCCGCCTTCTTCACCGAGCACCTGACGGCCTGA